The following coding sequences lie in one Bacteroidota bacterium genomic window:
- the vanZ gene encoding VanZ family protein, with product MFFKHIKWGLLWALLILILCGIPGRDIPHISFLELLSFDKFVHAGIFFVLIVLIVRGFELQTTFSSLQKNAKSIGCVLCIAYGGMLELMQEAVFEERSADVYDFIANSFGCLLGLFLYRWIINKNLIPFMK from the coding sequence ATGTTTTTTAAACACATAAAATGGGGACTGCTATGGGCATTACTCATTCTGATATTATGCGGAATTCCCGGGAGGGACATTCCGCATATTTCATTTTTAGAGCTGTTGAGTTTTGATAAATTTGTACATGCCGGGATATTTTTTGTATTGATTGTACTTATTGTCAGAGGTTTTGAGCTGCAAACAACTTTTTCTTCATTGCAAAAAAATGCAAAATCAATCGGATGTGTTTTGTGTATCGCTTATGGCGGAATGCTCGAACTAATGCAGGAAGCAGTTTTTGAAGAGCGGAGCGCAGATGTTTATGATTTTATTGCCAATAGTTTTGGCTGCCTCTTGGGCTTGTTTTTGTACCGTTGGATAATCAACAAAAATTTAATTCCATTCATGAAATGA
- the gcvH gene encoding glycine cleavage system protein GcvH, translated as MNFPENLKYTKDHEWVRVEGNVAVIGITEFAQSELGDIVYVDITTEGEDLAHEEIFGTVEAVKTVSDLFMPVSGKVMEVNKGLDTNPESVNKDPYGAGWMIKVEMKDASEANGLLSAADYKALIGH; from the coding sequence ATGAATTTTCCAGAAAATTTAAAATACACGAAAGATCACGAGTGGGTTCGAGTGGAAGGTAATGTTGCAGTTATCGGAATTACTGAATTTGCGCAAAGTGAATTAGGTGATATTGTTTATGTAGATATTACTACTGAAGGCGAAGACTTAGCGCACGAAGAAATATTTGGAACAGTGGAAGCTGTGAAAACCGTTTCTGATTTATTTATGCCCGTTTCAGGAAAAGTGATGGAAGTAAACAAAGGTTTAGATACGAATCCTGAATCGGTGAACAAAGATCCTTACGGAGCTGGATGGATGATTAAAGTAGAGATGAAAGATGCTTCTGAAGCAAATGGATTATTAAGTGCTGCTGATTACAAAGCATTGATTGGACATTAG
- the ruvA gene encoding Holliday junction branch migration protein RuvA: MIYHIEGKLIEKTPTYAVIDAGGVGYVMQISLNTFSKIGETEKCKLYTEQLYVRDDMPRFYGFADIAERNLFRLLVSVSGVGGTSALLMLSSLSAAEIQNAIATANVAVIKSVKGIGEKTAQRVIVDLKDKMGKSDLSSEIFANTNNTLKEEALSALVMLGFNKQGADKVLDKIIRTEGTGQTVEQLIKSALKNL, from the coding sequence ATGATTTATCACATTGAAGGAAAATTAATTGAGAAAACACCAACCTATGCCGTGATTGATGCCGGAGGTGTTGGGTATGTGATGCAAATTTCGTTGAACACCTTTTCAAAAATTGGTGAAACCGAAAAATGTAAATTGTACACCGAACAACTCTATGTGCGTGATGACATGCCCCGTTTTTACGGATTCGCAGATATTGCCGAACGAAATTTATTTCGTTTGCTGGTCTCTGTTTCCGGAGTTGGTGGCACAAGTGCATTGTTGATGTTGTCCTCTTTAAGCGCTGCTGAAATTCAGAATGCAATTGCTACGGCAAACGTGGCAGTGATTAAGAGTGTGAAAGGAATTGGTGAAAAAACAGCGCAGCGGGTGATTGTCGACTTAAAAGACAAAATGGGTAAGAGTGATTTATCATCAGAAATATTTGCGAACACAAACAATACTTTAAAAGAAGAAGCGTTATCTGCTCTTGTGATGTTGGGCTTCAATAAACAAGGTGCAGATAAAGTGCTGGATAAAATTATTAGAACAGAAGGAACAGGACAAACAGTAGAACAATTGATTAAATCCGCACTCAAAAATCTATAA
- the sprA gene encoding cell surface protein SprA, which produces MTKSITKYILVTGASLGMLSLIVSSDAKISSLDHAEIADANKAYIAIDTPEDPDSPVILPYNFNDQSTGDPLNYPNSGGLMLNNPSNINTNVEYDPTTGQYNVNQTMGGMDYRPPTYLDAEEYQQMMFNKQVKDYWNARSHAESENAQTKTAIPKLHVGGEIFDRIFGGNTVDIRPNGSAELIFAYNGTKTENPAIPVKNRKINTFDFDEKIQLNVVGKIGDKLKLTTSYNTEATFDYENQMKLEYTGYEDEIIKKIEAGNVSLPLNGSLITGSQTLFGVKTQLQFGRLTVTSVLSQQKGKKSEVEVTGGAQVTKFDIPVDQYEANRHFFLGHFFRDNFNSALAGLPYVNSQVSITRVEAWISNTNGSTVDVRSVVAFSELGEDIGPATKPHIPADQQFFVFDNPADVIPYNGQNSLYGSISANPNVRKVNLTTNEVLNLTVPAGIIKQQTNYELVTSARKLQPSEFTINARLGYISLNQQLNPDQILSVAYQYTYNGNVYTVGEFSTDGISAPDALFTKMLKSSAINTKHPMWDLMMKNIYSIGAYQVNPQDFKLDVFYTNAVTGTDINYLPVSECQLAIKAKPLIQVVNVDRLNQQNDVVADGVFDFIDGVTINASNGRIVFPVVEPFGDHLRSKFDACNPLEANSYVFDPLYDSTLTSARNVFAHLNRFKLKGTYKSSGGSEISLGAPNVPQGSVTVTAGGIVLQENVQYTVDYTLGRVKIIDEGILNSGTPIKISLESNALFAIQQKTLFGTHLDYRINKDFSIGGTVLNLTERPLTKKVNIGDEPISNTIVGLDANYRTEAPFLTRLVDRIPFIETKEMSTITAAGEFAYLIPGHSKAIGKSGNSYIDDFEGSQSEIALHSQSAWSLASTPQGQPMFPEGNLSNDVANGYNRAKLNWYHIDPGLMRPQSGVTPPNISSTDMSNNFAREIPETEVFPNKPSTSGTPVILTTLDLSYYPSERGPYNYDAATSTWSAGLDANGNLNNPASRWGGIMRAISTNDFEAANIEFIQFWVMDPFNSDLPVADQLSSGELYFDLGNVSEDVLRDGYKAAENVLPAPSTAPQNNGNNVPTDTTAWGIVGLIQPLVNAFNSDEGDRQAQDVGLDGMDNTQEGLHFASYLAAVQGIVSPSVYSNDFVVDPSGDDFHHFRGGDYDQVPSPDLKAVARYKKFNGLEDNSRTTEDSPEDYPTQGTTLPNIEDINRDNNLSTVESYFQYRVGITPADFAGGVGTNYITNVYTTTGQNIKDGSTKPITWYQFKIPIKDPNALRVGAIESFQSIRFIRMFLKGCDKPVTLRFARLELVRNDWRKYAFDLLQPGLFQPNDDANTQFDIGAVNIEEDGSKQPVNYVLPPNIEREINTGSANLVALNEQAMSLTVCNLEDGNSRAAFKTTELDVRSYKKLKMYVHAEASANTSIPLNNDDLEVFVRLGTDYTDNYYEYSIPLKVTAPGYYNGSDTDDQYRVWPEANEMVLEFEKLQSAKQQRNNKMFNGGVVTLTTEFKVPDGSRMITIKGNPNLSSIKTMMVGIRNPKKGGATDSDDGLPKCGQVWVNELRLSDFDEKGGWAATARVTAKLADFGNVSLSGNMYTPGFGSIENKIQERKRATLKQYDMSSSLELGKFLPEEYNIRIPMYVGYSETFITPQYNPLDPDILLSPVLKDESIPQDVRDSLKHVTQDYTKRRSINFTNVKKDKGKNSKKSRIYDIENWAGTYSYNEMYKRDVNIEYNTQRNYRGGLVYSFAPTPKNYKPFAKTKIFQHKYLQLIKDLNFFLLPNKIGFGADVNRDFSTSKNRNTTGGDLLIIPTFNKRFTMVRNYELKYDITKALKVDYTATNDARILEPQGQIDTGEKKDTLRNNFFEGGKTTQFNQQIGVNYTIPINKIPLLDFTSASVRYGGTYGWERAPFNADSLGNIIRNSETMNWNGQLNMVTLYNKIPYFKKINQKKNGSGNKGGKASAITKPGVPKTPEQIADSTKKAKEEKLEILEYIARIIMSVKTVTVTYATTKGTILPGYGQSTSMFGMDKNFQGPTAGFVLGSQRDIREEAIEKDWLVKLASLNLPYTRTESKNLNIRANLEPLPDLKIELTATRTQAKSNSEFFRWTPNDTLSDGSVVDRFVGKLPTETGNFSMSFLSYKTSFVKDGQVTFQKFLDARANISARRGENPYSTTTINGFAEGYNATSQDVLIPAFLAAYGGTNPNNVTLDNFPKIPKPNWRITYDGLSKMEKIKKYFKSFTLSHSYRSSYNVGGYTSNLLFLDPDGDGYTFVRENVSSVTGNANFLSRDLISTVSISEQWSPLIKLDMTLKNSILVSFEFKKDRNLSLGLTSKTITEVAGQEIIGGLGYRIPNLKLGNAQIKGKPVKSDLNLKLDLSFRKNETVIRRIVEEVSQSTAGTNIISIKVSADYVISEKINIRLFYDRIMNKPVLSNSFPTANTNAGISLRLTLAN; this is translated from the coding sequence TTGACAAAGTCGATAACAAAATATATACTTGTTACAGGTGCATCGCTCGGAATGCTTTCGCTCATCGTAAGTTCCGATGCGAAAATCAGCTCCTTGGATCATGCAGAAATTGCGGATGCTAACAAGGCATACATTGCCATCGACACTCCTGAAGATCCGGATTCTCCCGTTATTCTTCCGTATAACTTTAATGATCAATCAACCGGTGATCCGCTCAATTACCCTAACTCGGGTGGGTTGATGCTGAACAATCCTTCCAACATTAATACAAATGTGGAATACGATCCAACTACTGGACAATACAATGTCAATCAAACAATGGGTGGTATGGATTATCGTCCACCTACGTATTTGGATGCGGAAGAATATCAGCAGATGATGTTCAACAAACAAGTAAAAGATTACTGGAATGCCCGCTCTCATGCTGAAAGCGAAAACGCACAAACAAAAACAGCCATCCCGAAATTGCATGTTGGAGGTGAAATCTTCGATCGTATTTTTGGTGGTAACACCGTGGATATTCGTCCGAATGGTTCTGCCGAATTAATTTTTGCTTACAATGGTACCAAAACGGAAAACCCTGCTATTCCTGTAAAAAACAGAAAAATCAACACCTTCGATTTTGATGAAAAAATTCAATTGAACGTTGTCGGAAAAATTGGAGATAAATTAAAATTAACAACAAGTTATAATACCGAAGCAACATTTGATTACGAAAATCAAATGAAACTGGAATACACCGGATACGAAGATGAAATCATTAAAAAGATTGAAGCAGGGAATGTGAGTTTGCCTTTAAACGGTTCGTTGATTACCGGTAGTCAAACTTTGTTTGGTGTGAAAACACAATTACAATTCGGACGGTTAACTGTAACGAGTGTTTTATCGCAACAAAAAGGTAAAAAATCGGAAGTGGAAGTTACCGGTGGTGCGCAAGTAACAAAATTTGATATCCCGGTTGATCAATACGAAGCGAATCGCCACTTTTTCCTTGGCCATTTTTTTCGCGACAACTTTAATTCTGCTTTAGCGGGATTGCCCTATGTAAATTCTCAAGTAAGCATTACCAGAGTAGAAGCCTGGATTTCAAATACCAATGGTTCAACTGTGGATGTGCGCAGTGTTGTTGCGTTCTCGGAGTTAGGTGAAGACATCGGACCAGCAACAAAACCACACATTCCTGCCGACCAACAATTTTTTGTATTTGATAATCCTGCTGATGTTATTCCTTACAATGGTCAGAATAGTTTGTATGGTAGTATTTCCGCTAACCCGAATGTGAGAAAAGTAAATTTAACTACCAATGAAGTTTTAAATCTTACTGTTCCTGCCGGAATCATTAAACAACAAACAAACTACGAATTAGTGACCAGTGCACGTAAATTACAACCTTCAGAATTTACAATCAATGCACGTTTGGGATACATTTCCTTAAATCAACAATTAAATCCAGATCAAATTCTTTCCGTTGCCTATCAATATACGTACAACGGAAATGTTTATACGGTTGGTGAATTTTCTACAGATGGTATCAGCGCACCAGATGCCTTGTTTACTAAAATGTTAAAGAGTTCTGCCATCAACACCAAACATCCGATGTGGGATTTGATGATGAAAAATATTTATTCCATTGGTGCTTATCAAGTAAATCCACAGGATTTTAAATTGGATGTGTTTTATACCAATGCTGTTACCGGAACAGACATCAACTATTTACCGGTTTCGGAATGTCAATTGGCGATCAAAGCAAAACCATTGATCCAAGTGGTGAATGTCGATCGCTTGAATCAACAAAACGATGTTGTAGCTGATGGGGTATTCGATTTTATTGATGGTGTTACCATTAATGCCAGCAACGGTAGAATTGTGTTCCCAGTGGTAGAACCATTCGGTGATCATTTACGAAGTAAGTTTGATGCATGTAATCCGCTGGAAGCAAACTCCTATGTGTTTGATCCACTTTACGATTCAACATTAACATCCGCACGAAATGTGTTCGCACATTTAAATCGATTTAAATTAAAAGGAACATATAAATCATCCGGTGGTTCCGAAATTTCATTGGGCGCACCAAACGTTCCGCAAGGATCTGTAACGGTTACAGCCGGTGGTATTGTCTTGCAAGAAAATGTGCAGTACACGGTGGATTATACCTTAGGTCGTGTAAAAATTATTGATGAAGGAATTTTAAATTCCGGAACACCCATAAAAATTTCCTTAGAGAGTAACGCCCTTTTTGCAATTCAGCAAAAAACATTGTTCGGTACGCACTTGGATTATCGCATCAACAAAGATTTTAGCATTGGTGGTACCGTGTTGAATTTAACAGAACGACCACTTACTAAAAAAGTAAACATTGGGGATGAACCAATTTCTAATACCATTGTTGGTTTGGATGCGAATTATAGAACCGAAGCGCCTTTCTTAACTCGCTTAGTCGATAGAATTCCATTCATCGAAACCAAGGAGATGAGTACCATTACTGCTGCCGGTGAATTCGCCTACTTGATTCCGGGACATAGTAAAGCCATTGGAAAAAGCGGAAACTCCTACATTGATGACTTTGAAGGCAGTCAATCGGAAATTGCATTGCACTCACAAAGTGCGTGGAGCTTGGCAAGTACGCCACAAGGACAACCAATGTTTCCGGAAGGAAATTTGTCGAATGATGTAGCAAATGGCTACAACCGTGCGAAATTAAATTGGTATCACATTGATCCAGGTTTGATGCGTCCGCAATCCGGTGTTACGCCACCTAATATTAGCTCGACCGATATGTCGAACAATTTCGCGCGTGAGATTCCGGAAACTGAAGTGTTTCCGAATAAACCATCTACATCCGGTACACCAGTTATTTTAACTACGTTGGATTTATCCTATTATCCAAGTGAAAGAGGGCCATACAACTACGATGCTGCAACAAGTACTTGGTCGGCCGGTTTGGATGCCAATGGAAATTTGAATAATCCAGCATCCCGCTGGGGTGGAATTATGCGTGCCATCAGTACGAACGATTTTGAAGCGGCTAACATTGAATTTATCCAGTTCTGGGTAATGGATCCGTTTAACAGTGATTTACCAGTTGCGGATCAATTGTCGTCCGGTGAATTGTATTTTGATCTTGGAAACGTTTCGGAAGATGTTTTGCGTGATGGTTACAAAGCGGCAGAAAATGTATTGCCTGCACCAAGTACTGCTCCGCAAAACAATGGAAACAACGTGCCAACAGATACAACAGCCTGGGGAATTGTTGGATTGATTCAACCATTAGTAAATGCATTTAACAGTGATGAAGGCGATCGACAAGCACAAGATGTTGGTTTGGATGGAATGGACAATACGCAGGAAGGTTTGCATTTTGCTTCTTATTTAGCAGCCGTACAAGGTATTGTGAGCCCGAGTGTGTATTCAAATGATTTTGTTGTCGATCCGTCCGGTGACGACTTTCACCATTTTAGAGGAGGTGATTACGATCAAGTACCAAGTCCAGATTTAAAAGCGGTTGCACGGTATAAAAAATTCAATGGATTGGAAGATAATTCCAGAACGACAGAGGATTCACCGGAAGACTATCCGACTCAAGGAACTACCTTGCCAAATATTGAGGACATCAATCGTGATAATAACTTGAGTACCGTTGAAAGTTATTTTCAGTATAGAGTAGGAATCACACCTGCCGATTTTGCAGGTGGTGTTGGAACCAATTACATTACGAATGTGTATACCACTACCGGACAAAATATTAAAGACGGTAGCACAAAACCAATTACGTGGTATCAATTTAAAATTCCTATTAAAGATCCAAATGCATTGCGTGTGGGTGCCATCGAAAGTTTTCAGTCGATTCGTTTTATTCGTATGTTTTTGAAAGGTTGCGACAAACCGGTAACCCTACGTTTTGCTAGATTAGAATTGGTTCGTAATGATTGGAGAAAATATGCATTCGATTTATTACAACCGGGATTGTTTCAGCCGAATGATGATGCCAACACACAATTTGATATTGGTGCGGTAAACATCGAAGAAGATGGAAGTAAACAACCGGTGAACTATGTATTGCCTCCAAACATTGAGCGTGAAATCAACACCGGATCAGCCAACTTGGTTGCTTTAAATGAGCAAGCAATGTCGTTAACAGTTTGTAATTTGGAAGATGGAAATTCCCGCGCAGCTTTTAAAACAACAGAATTGGATGTACGTTCGTACAAAAAATTAAAAATGTATGTACATGCTGAAGCTTCTGCAAATACATCTATACCTTTGAACAACGATGATTTGGAAGTGTTTGTGCGTTTAGGAACTGATTATACAGACAACTATTACGAATATTCTATTCCGTTAAAAGTAACCGCTCCCGGTTATTACAACGGCTCTGATACGGATGATCAATACCGTGTATGGCCAGAAGCCAACGAGATGGTGTTGGAATTTGAAAAACTTCAATCTGCGAAACAACAAAGAAATAATAAAATGTTTAATGGCGGTGTGGTAACACTCACTACCGAGTTTAAAGTGCCGGATGGCAGCAGAATGATTACCATTAAAGGGAACCCGAATTTAAGCTCAATTAAAACAATGATGGTTGGTATTCGTAATCCTAAAAAAGGTGGTGCAACGGATTCGGATGATGGATTACCAAAATGCGGTCAAGTATGGGTGAACGAGTTACGTTTGAGCGACTTTGATGAAAAAGGCGGCTGGGCTGCAACGGCACGTGTAACAGCTAAATTAGCTGATTTCGGAAATGTATCCTTATCCGGAAATATGTATACTCCCGGATTTGGAAGTATCGAAAATAAAATTCAGGAGAGAAAAAGAGCGACATTAAAACAATACGATATGTCGTCCAGCTTGGAGTTGGGTAAATTTTTACCGGAAGAATACAACATCCGTATCCCAATGTACGTAGGCTATTCCGAAACATTTATTACACCGCAATACAATCCATTGGATCCTGATATTTTATTGTCACCTGTTTTAAAGGATGAAAGCATTCCGCAAGATGTTCGCGATTCTTTAAAACATGTTACGCAAGATTATACAAAACGAAGAAGTATCAACTTTACCAACGTTAAAAAGGATAAAGGAAAAAATTCGAAGAAGAGTCGCATTTATGATATCGAAAATTGGGCTGGAACATATTCCTATAACGAAATGTATAAGCGCGATGTGAACATTGAATACAATACACAACGGAACTATCGCGGTGGATTGGTATATAGTTTTGCGCCTACACCAAAAAATTATAAACCATTTGCAAAAACGAAAATATTTCAACATAAATATCTTCAACTGATAAAAGATTTAAACTTTTTCTTACTGCCAAATAAAATTGGTTTCGGTGCAGATGTGAACAGAGATTTTAGTACTTCAAAAAATAGAAACACAACCGGTGGTGATTTGTTAATTATTCCAACGTTCAACAAACGATTCACCATGGTGCGAAACTATGAGTTGAAATACGATATCACCAAAGCGTTGAAAGTGGATTATACCGCTACAAATGATGCCCGAATTCTTGAGCCACAAGGACAAATTGATACCGGAGAAAAGAAAGATACCTTGAGAAATAATTTCTTTGAAGGTGGAAAAACAACTCAGTTCAATCAACAAATTGGTGTGAATTACACCATACCAATTAATAAAATTCCATTGTTGGATTTCACTTCTGCATCGGTTCGATATGGTGGAACGTATGGATGGGAGCGTGCTCCATTCAATGCTGATTCATTAGGGAATATTATCCGTAATTCGGAGACAATGAACTGGAACGGACAATTGAACATGGTTACCTTGTACAATAAGATTCCTTACTTCAAGAAAATCAATCAGAAAAAGAATGGTTCTGGTAATAAAGGCGGAAAAGCCAGTGCAATTACAAAACCTGGTGTCCCTAAAACACCGGAACAAATTGCAGATTCAACGAAGAAAGCCAAAGAAGAGAAATTGGAAATTTTGGAATACATCGCACGAATTATTATGTCGGTAAAAACGGTAACAGTTACCTACGCGACCACAAAAGGAACAATTCTTCCTGGGTATGGACAATCGACCAGTATGTTCGGTATGGATAAAAATTTCCAAGGTCCAACAGCGGGATTTGTTTTAGGAAGCCAACGAGACATTCGTGAAGAAGCCATTGAAAAAGACTGGTTAGTAAAACTGGCCTCGCTCAATTTACCGTATACACGAACAGAAAGTAAAAACCTCAACATTCGAGCAAACCTTGAGCCGTTGCCGGATTTAAAAATTGAATTAACGGCCACACGAACGCAAGCGAAAAGCAACAGTGAATTCTTCCGTTGGACACCAAATGATACATTAAGTGATGGTTCGGTGGTGGATCGTTTTGTGGGGAAACTGCCTACCGAGACTGGAAATTTCAGTATGTCATTTTTAAGTTATAAAACTTCTTTTGTGAAGGATGGACAGGTAACCTTCCAAAAGTTTTTGGATGCCCGTGCAAATATTTCTGCAAGAAGAGGTGAAAATCCGTATTCAACCACCACCATCAATGGTTTTGCTGAAGGATACAACGCAACCTCACAAGATGTATTGATTCCGGCATTCTTGGCTGCTTATGGCGGAACAAATCCAAACAATGTTACACTGGATAATTTCCCTAAAATCCCGAAACCAAATTGGCGAATCACATATGATGGATTGTCGAAAATGGAAAAGATTAAAAAGTATTTTAAATCGTTTACATTAAGCCATTCGTATCGCTCATCCTACAATGTAGGTGGCTACACGTCCAATTTATTGTTCTTAGATCCGGATGGTGATGGTTATACTTTTGTGAGAGAAAATGTTTCTTCGGTTACCGGAAATGCCAATTTCTTGTCGAGAGATTTAATCAGCACGGTTTCTATTTCTGAACAATGGAGCCCATTGATTAAACTGGATATGACCTTAAAGAATAGTATTTTGGTAAGTTTTGAGTTTAAAAAAGACAGAAACTTATCGTTAGGCTTGACTAGCAAAACAATTACGGAGGTAGCCGGACAAGAGATTATTGGTGGTTTGGGGTACCGTATTCCGAATTTAAAATTGGGAAATGCACAAATCAAAGGAAAGCCTGTGAAGAGTGACTTGAACCTAAAATTGGATTTGTCGTTCCGTAAAAATGAAACAGTCATCAGACGTATTGTTGAAGAAGTAAGTCAGTCAACTGCCGGAACAAACATTATTTCCATCAAGGTTTCTGCTGATTATGTAATCAGCGAAAAGATAAACATCCGATTGTTTTATGATCGAATCATGAACAAACCGGTATTGTCCAATTCCTTCCCAACTGCAAACACCAATGCCGGTATAAGCTTAAGGTTAACCTTAGCGAATTAG
- a CDS encoding GNAT family N-acetyltransferase, protein MKIDWQLKTFEELSNVELYRITQLRLSVFCVEQNCAYQDADGKDLKCSHLSGFNESGELIAYSRIVPPGISFPEVSIGRVVSSSSARGLGAGKALMQKSMEVIRHYYGNVPVRISAQCYLIKFYSSFGFEISGDEYLEDNIPHIEMIYTPAT, encoded by the coding sequence ATGAAAATCGATTGGCAACTAAAAACGTTCGAAGAATTATCTAATGTAGAATTGTATCGCATCACCCAATTGCGGTTGTCCGTTTTTTGTGTTGAACAAAATTGTGCTTATCAAGATGCTGATGGAAAAGATTTAAAATGTTCCCATTTAAGTGGATTCAATGAATCAGGTGAGTTGATTGCCTACTCACGAATTGTTCCTCCAGGTATTTCCTTTCCGGAAGTTTCTATTGGTAGAGTGGTTAGTTCCTCTTCGGCAAGAGGACTAGGCGCAGGAAAAGCTTTGATGCAAAAATCGATGGAGGTTATCCGACACTACTATGGAAATGTTCCTGTTCGAATTAGCGCTCAATGCTATTTAATTAAATTTTATTCTTCTTTTGGTTTCGAAATTTCAGGTGATGAATACTTGGAAGACAATATCCCTCATATCGAAATGATATATACCCCTGCCACCTAA